From the genome of Vibrio porteresiae DSM 19223, one region includes:
- a CDS encoding pectate lyase, translating into MLQASLNISASQSDLFGSDGQNSARSSQGQGSGNNSSIDQLAQLFVGLLMAAAALSGQGQNGDSTSGNSNGGSSLGGTQGQGDSSLNEMMKTLLSALTQGDSGSNQSAVGSNQASSTGTTGQLAAQSDQLLKDAGTGSMQTALTPTADGGAQLNSSAQSVSQSVSGLMDQHPESFGTPSNPGALDSQTQASPSVVTQTGAAQPAVSDQTEISAADTNTASSSHVMPQGMRSVPSDTSEPIIDAESGARVREATTSKTTGATVKPLEPSDNPNVVNDTIVVKAGETFDGKGQTFTAGSALGDGGQSESQKPIFQLEDGASLKNVVIGENGADGVHVYGDAKIDNVHWSNVGEDALTIKPSETGKTHNVEITNSSAKHAHDKIFQMNDNANIKIDNFAADDFGNFLISNNHQQGQWNIDMSNISLKNGNYSVVNSFNKEGTTVNLDNISMENVKRTYVLTDGAKMNVA; encoded by the coding sequence ATGCTGCAAGCCAGTTTAAACATCAGTGCATCCCAATCTGACCTATTTGGCTCAGATGGGCAAAATAGTGCGCGCTCCTCGCAAGGCCAAGGAAGCGGTAATAACAGCTCCATCGATCAACTCGCTCAGCTGTTTGTAGGTCTCCTCATGGCAGCGGCTGCCTTATCCGGCCAAGGTCAAAATGGCGATTCCACCAGCGGTAATTCTAACGGTGGCTCAAGCTTGGGAGGGACGCAAGGACAAGGCGACAGCAGCCTAAATGAGATGATGAAAACGCTGCTAAGTGCACTCACTCAAGGTGATTCAGGAAGTAACCAATCCGCTGTCGGTTCCAATCAAGCCAGCAGCACAGGAACCACCGGACAACTGGCAGCGCAAAGTGACCAACTGCTCAAAGACGCGGGCACAGGTTCCATGCAAACTGCGTTGACGCCAACAGCAGACGGTGGTGCACAGCTAAACAGCAGTGCTCAATCGGTCTCACAAAGTGTGTCAGGATTGATGGATCAGCACCCAGAGAGCTTTGGTACGCCAAGTAACCCAGGGGCTTTAGATTCTCAAACCCAAGCCTCACCATCGGTAGTAACACAAACCGGCGCAGCACAACCTGCGGTCAGTGATCAGACAGAAATCAGCGCAGCGGACACCAATACGGCATCTAGCTCACATGTGATGCCACAAGGAATGCGCAGCGTACCATCGGATACCTCGGAACCGATTATCGATGCTGAATCTGGCGCACGTGTTCGCGAGGCGACCACCAGCAAAACCACAGGGGCAACCGTCAAACCGCTTGAACCATCAGACAATCCTAACGTGGTCAATGACACGATTGTGGTGAAAGCCGGTGAAACCTTCGACGGTAAAGGACAAACCTTCACCGCAGGCTCAGCCTTGGGCGATGGTGGTCAATCGGAAAGCCAAAAACCGATTTTCCAATTGGAAGATGGCGCCTCGCTGAAAAACGTGGTGATTGGTGAAAACGGCGCAGATGGTGTGCATGTTTATGGCGATGCAAAAATTGATAACGTGCACTGGTCAAACGTTGGTGAAGATGCCCTAACCATCAAGCCAAGTGAAACCGGCAAAACGCACAATGTCGAAATCACCAACAGTAGCGCTAAACACGCCCACGACAAAATCTTCCAGATGAACGATAACGCCAATATCAAGATCGATAACTTTGCCGCAGATGACTTCGGTAACTTCTTGATCAGTAACAACCATCAGCAAGGTCAATGGAACATCGATATGAGTAATATTTCGTTGAAAAACGGCAATTACTCGGTGGTGAACAGCTTCAATAAAGAGGGCACCACAGTCAACCTTGATAATATTTCGATGGAAAACGTGAAACGCACGTACGTCCTGACCGATGGAGCAAAAATGAACGTGGCTTAA
- a CDS encoding M20 family metallopeptidase, which produces MECPNNHQSMSEHELLWHSIDQHQTPLTELSEQIWGFAETRFEEFQSAQAIQSFLQRNDFAVTTGVAGIETAFTATFGHGEPHIGFLGEYDALSGLSQHAGEATPHCVVEGGNGHGCGHHLLGVASVGAALAIKHYLETHQLSGTVTFYGCPAEEGGSGKTFMVRDGVFNDLDAAITWHPHSFSGVFNTPTLANIQAEFHFHGKASHAAAAPHIGRSALDSVELMNVGANYLREHIPQDSRLHYAITQSGGLAPNVVQAQASVLYLMRSPRVADVQDIYTRIQAIAQGAALMAGTSVDVEFIKACSSYQPNRYLESLMAQHIETLGMPTYTDAEQAYLEEMRGTLTKEDIKASVDHLCAMNRDVSPSSMGYLYYEAVMHRPMPYKACFEPLYGSTDVGDVSWVVPTVQCYAPCYAFGTPLHTWQAVSQGNTSVGYKGMAHAAKVMAATALDLLLEPTHIKQAKAELEQELQRAPYLCPIPQGVVPRS; this is translated from the coding sequence ATGGAGTGCCCAAATAACCATCAATCCATGTCAGAGCATGAGCTGCTTTGGCACAGCATCGACCAACATCAAACACCATTAACTGAGCTAAGCGAGCAGATCTGGGGATTTGCCGAAACTCGCTTTGAAGAATTTCAATCCGCTCAGGCGATTCAGTCCTTTCTCCAACGCAATGATTTTGCCGTAACCACAGGGGTTGCTGGGATTGAAACCGCGTTTACCGCTACCTTTGGCCACGGTGAACCGCACATTGGCTTTTTAGGTGAGTACGATGCATTGTCTGGTTTGAGTCAGCATGCTGGGGAAGCGACGCCTCATTGTGTGGTGGAAGGTGGCAACGGGCATGGCTGTGGTCACCATCTACTGGGTGTGGCCTCAGTCGGAGCGGCTTTGGCGATTAAACACTATCTTGAAACCCATCAACTTTCAGGCACAGTCACCTTTTATGGTTGTCCGGCGGAAGAGGGCGGTTCAGGTAAAACGTTTATGGTTCGTGATGGCGTATTTAACGATCTTGATGCGGCGATTACTTGGCATCCTCACTCCTTTTCTGGGGTGTTTAATACTCCGACGCTAGCCAATATTCAGGCGGAATTTCATTTCCACGGTAAGGCATCTCACGCAGCAGCCGCACCTCATATTGGCCGCAGTGCACTTGATTCAGTCGAGCTGATGAACGTTGGCGCGAACTACTTGCGTGAACATATTCCGCAAGATTCTCGTCTGCACTATGCGATTACTCAATCGGGTGGCTTAGCGCCGAACGTGGTGCAAGCGCAAGCGTCCGTACTCTATTTGATGCGTTCACCGCGCGTTGCCGATGTGCAAGATATTTATACTCGCATTCAAGCGATCGCTCAGGGCGCAGCACTGATGGCGGGGACAAGCGTGGATGTTGAGTTCATCAAAGCGTGCTCAAGCTATCAGCCAAATCGTTACTTGGAATCATTGATGGCTCAGCATATCGAAACGCTTGGCATGCCGACCTACACCGACGCAGAGCAAGCCTATTTAGAGGAAATGCGTGGCACGTTAACCAAAGAAGATATTAAGGCTAGCGTCGATCATTTGTGTGCGATGAATCGGGACGTGTCACCGTCATCGATGGGATATTTGTATTATGAAGCGGTGATGCATCGACCTATGCCGTACAAAGCGTGTTTTGAACCGCTTTACGGCTCAACAGATGTGGGGGATGTGAGTTGGGTGGTGCCGACAGTGCAATGTTACGCACCTTGTTATGCTTTTGGTACGCCATTGCATACGTGGCAAGCAGTATCACAAGGTAATACGTCGGTCGGTTACAAAGGGATGGCACATGCGGCGAAAGTCATGGCAGCTACGGCGCTCGATTTGCTGCTCGAACCGACTCATATTAAGCAAGCCAAAGCTGAGCTGGAGCAAGAGTTACAACGCGCTCCGTACCTGTGTCCAATTCCGCAAGGCGTTGTACCACGCTCATAA
- a CDS encoding DUF2076 domain-containing protein translates to MDTNTKQIIDGLFERLAQAEKQNSNRDREAESLIEKHVVAHPAAPYYMAQTMVMQEATIKQLHAQVEQLKTELTQAQAQAQQKSSGGFLSGLFGGHKNQNNQQWQNNPQGNRFSGSNGFGPNNGGNNYGPNNGYGNPGSGNNGFGNSGYAQNGYGNGGYGRGNSFLGGALQTAAGVAGGVVLGNMMMNMFSHHQPEEIVNIINEDPMQQNMDGMGSSFMDSSYMDNQFSDASGFTDGQSDADFTNGGFDTAATDGNGFTEGFGTGGFDTSTFDNGGFANTDTGTDPFSNGFGSDSYDDPFSGGFGGGFDDSGFDDFNDLS, encoded by the coding sequence ATGGATACCAACACAAAACAGATCATTGATGGCCTATTTGAGCGTCTTGCTCAGGCGGAAAAACAGAACAGCAATCGCGATAGAGAAGCCGAATCGCTCATCGAAAAACACGTGGTTGCACACCCAGCAGCCCCTTACTACATGGCACAAACCATGGTGATGCAAGAGGCCACCATCAAGCAGCTTCACGCGCAAGTTGAACAACTTAAAACCGAGTTAACCCAAGCTCAAGCGCAGGCTCAACAAAAAAGCTCCGGTGGTTTCCTTTCTGGGCTATTTGGCGGCCATAAAAACCAGAACAACCAGCAATGGCAAAACAACCCTCAAGGCAACCGTTTTAGCGGTAGTAATGGCTTTGGCCCCAACAATGGGGGCAATAATTATGGTCCCAATAATGGCTATGGCAATCCCGGTTCCGGTAACAATGGTTTTGGTAATAGCGGTTATGCGCAAAATGGCTACGGCAACGGCGGTTACGGGCGTGGTAACAGCTTCTTAGGTGGCGCACTGCAAACAGCAGCAGGTGTCGCAGGCGGTGTCGTATTAGGTAATATGATGATGAATATGTTTAGTCATCACCAGCCAGAAGAGATCGTCAACATCATTAACGAAGATCCAATGCAACAAAATATGGATGGCATGGGCAGTTCATTTATGGACAGCTCGTACATGGATAACCAATTCTCCGATGCCAGCGGCTTTACCGACGGTCAAAGCGATGCCGATTTTACCAACGGAGGTTTTGATACCGCCGCAACGGATGGCAACGGTTTTACCGAAGGTTTTGGTACGGGAGGTTTTGACACCAGCACCTTTGATAATGGCGGTTTTGCCAATACGGATACTGGTACCGACCCATTTAGCAATGGCTTTGGTAGCGACAGTTACGACGACCCGTTCTCAGGTGGTTTTGGTGGCGGGTTCGACGACAGCGGCTTTGATGACTTTAACGATCTGAGCTAA
- a CDS encoding ABC transporter substrate-binding protein, with protein MKKTWLTLSSTLLMMATSSAWADRTIVDQIGREVTIPDQVNRVVVLQHQTLDLLMQLDAKDKIVGVLSSWKKHLGAEVIRLDPALPSLPMPGDLTQVNVESLLKLNPQVVFVTNYAPQAMIDQISNVGIPVVAISLRADKAGQANKMNADIANEDQVYNQGLAQGIRLIGDVVNRQKQAEQLIKTTFADRAEVAKRLDEIKPAERVRVYMANPNLTTYGSGKYTGLMMQHAGAVNVAAASIKGYQQVSIENVMQWNPQVIFVQSRYPNVVKEINTDPRWQSIDAVVHHRVYLMPEYAKAWGYATPEALAIGEMWMAKKLYPANFKDVDMTQLANRYYEQFYHVPYTQAVTQ; from the coding sequence ATGAAAAAAACTTGGCTTACGCTCTCTTCAACCCTGCTTATGATGGCCACCAGCTCTGCTTGGGCAGACCGCACCATCGTCGACCAAATTGGCCGTGAAGTTACGATTCCAGATCAAGTCAATCGCGTTGTGGTACTGCAGCATCAAACCTTAGACCTACTAATGCAGTTGGACGCAAAAGACAAAATTGTCGGCGTGCTGTCGAGCTGGAAGAAACATCTCGGAGCAGAAGTAATTCGCTTAGACCCAGCGCTGCCTTCTCTCCCAATGCCTGGCGACCTGACTCAAGTCAACGTTGAAAGTCTGCTCAAACTCAATCCGCAAGTGGTGTTTGTTACTAACTATGCACCGCAAGCGATGATTGACCAAATCAGTAACGTCGGTATTCCTGTAGTCGCTATTTCCCTACGTGCTGATAAAGCAGGTCAAGCAAACAAAATGAATGCCGACATAGCCAATGAAGACCAAGTGTATAACCAAGGTTTAGCCCAAGGTATCCGTCTGATTGGTGATGTGGTTAATCGTCAAAAGCAAGCTGAGCAGTTGATCAAAACCACCTTCGCTGACCGCGCCGAAGTCGCCAAACGACTCGATGAAATAAAACCAGCAGAGCGTGTGCGTGTTTACATGGCTAACCCAAATCTCACCACTTACGGTTCAGGTAAATACACTGGCTTAATGATGCAACATGCAGGTGCAGTGAACGTGGCAGCCGCAAGCATTAAAGGTTATCAACAAGTCTCGATTGAAAATGTCATGCAATGGAACCCACAGGTGATTTTCGTTCAAAGCCGTTATCCCAATGTCGTGAAAGAGATCAACACCGATCCACGTTGGCAGTCGATTGATGCCGTTGTACATCATCGCGTTTACCTAATGCCGGAATACGCCAAAGCATGGGGCTATGCAACCCCTGAAGCACTGGCTATTGGCGAAATGTGGATGGCGAAAAAGCTCTATCCTGCCAATTTTAAGGATGTGGACATGACCCAATTGGCGAACCGCTACTATGAGCAGTTCTACCATGTTCCTTATACTCAGGCAGTGACCCAATAA
- a CDS encoding FecCD family ABC transporter permease, whose protein sequence is MQRHSLPIQSALVLGALFIAVMSLGIGTFSLSLTHITKALAAPLFSFIEPVSPIEHQVIWNVRLPRILMALLAGSGLALCGATLQGLFRNPLVSPHIIGVSSGAAFGGSLAILLGWSQLGLLASTFSFGMIALLLVFVIAHYFGHHNHLVLILAGVILSGLFGALVSLMQFLADNEEVLPNIVFWLLGSVATANWAHLLTMAVPLLLASILLLALRWRINILSMGEQDAELLDQNAHRVRWLILILCAVIIASQVAVSGNIGWVGLVVPHMARMVVGSDHRALLPASMAIGGAFMVLVDDLARTLTAGEIPLGILTALLGTVLIVCLLYCRRKEVLV, encoded by the coding sequence ATGCAGCGTCACTCGTTGCCAATTCAAAGCGCGCTGGTTCTCGGCGCGCTGTTTATCGCGGTTATGTCATTGGGCATAGGCACTTTTTCGCTCTCTTTAACTCACATTACCAAAGCACTTGCGGCGCCACTGTTCTCTTTTATCGAACCTGTCTCTCCCATAGAACATCAAGTGATTTGGAATGTGCGCTTACCGCGCATTTTAATGGCCCTGCTGGCTGGTAGCGGCTTAGCCTTATGCGGCGCGACCTTACAAGGTCTGTTTCGTAATCCGCTGGTGAGTCCACACATTATTGGTGTGTCGTCCGGTGCCGCCTTTGGTGGTTCGCTGGCGATTTTACTTGGCTGGAGCCAACTCGGATTGCTCGCCTCGACCTTTAGTTTTGGGATGATAGCGTTACTGCTGGTGTTTGTGATTGCCCACTATTTTGGTCACCATAACCATCTCGTGCTGATTCTCGCTGGCGTCATTTTAAGTGGTCTGTTTGGTGCACTGGTCAGTTTGATGCAGTTTCTAGCGGATAACGAAGAGGTGTTACCCAACATCGTTTTTTGGCTACTGGGTAGCGTTGCAACCGCGAATTGGGCGCATCTGCTCACCATGGCGGTGCCTTTGTTACTGGCGTCAATCTTGCTGCTGGCGTTACGTTGGCGCATCAATATTCTCTCTATGGGCGAACAAGATGCCGAACTTCTGGATCAAAATGCTCACCGCGTACGTTGGTTAATCTTGATCTTGTGTGCTGTGATTATTGCTAGCCAAGTCGCTGTGAGTGGCAATATTGGTTGGGTAGGTTTAGTGGTACCACACATGGCAAGAATGGTGGTGGGCAGCGATCATCGCGCCTTGCTTCCAGCGTCAATGGCGATAGGCGGTGCTTTTATGGTGTTGGTCGATGATTTAGCACGCACACTCACCGCTGGAGAAATTCCGCTTGGCATTCTCACCGCCCTACTCGGCACAGTGTTGATCGTCTGCCTACTTTATTGTCGACGTAAAGAGGTATTGGTATGA
- a CDS encoding ABC transporter ATP-binding protein → MSQPTLLTHGLVCGYRGQAPLFHPLDLTLAAGKITALLGGNGQGKTTLMRTLLGQLKPLAGQVTRGGQVNFVPQRFSAAFSYSVLDMVLIGRANKIGLFATPSRQDKHAAMVALTQLGIEHLAKQAFNTLSGGQQQLVLIARALATECELLILDEPTAALDLSYQASVIQLLHRLAAEHNIAILFSTHDPAQAELIADEVLMLMGNQQYLYGSKSDVLTAANLTALYELPVQRCQVKSDSLQFSTFVPYFGSMNYE, encoded by the coding sequence ATGAGTCAACCAACACTCCTCACGCATGGTTTGGTGTGCGGCTATCGTGGACAAGCACCACTGTTTCATCCACTCGACCTCACACTTGCTGCGGGCAAGATTACCGCTTTGTTAGGCGGTAACGGTCAGGGGAAAACCACCTTAATGCGCACGCTATTAGGCCAACTTAAGCCGCTTGCAGGTCAAGTCACTCGTGGCGGACAAGTAAACTTTGTCCCACAGCGATTTTCTGCCGCATTCTCTTACTCGGTGTTGGACATGGTTCTAATCGGACGTGCCAATAAAATTGGCCTATTTGCTACGCCCTCTCGCCAAGATAAACACGCGGCGATGGTTGCGCTAACTCAGTTAGGCATCGAACATTTAGCGAAGCAAGCTTTCAATACCCTTTCCGGGGGCCAGCAACAGTTGGTGTTGATCGCGCGAGCCTTAGCAACTGAGTGCGAACTGTTAATCCTCGATGAACCGACCGCTGCGCTCGATCTCTCCTATCAAGCCAGTGTTATCCAGTTACTGCATCGACTTGCCGCTGAACATAACATTGCGATTTTGTTCTCAACCCACGATCCCGCTCAAGCGGAATTGATCGCCGATGAGGTGCTGATGTTGATGGGAAACCAGCAATACCTCTACGGCAGTAAATCCGATGTACTCACCGCAGCCAACCTAACGGCGCTATACGAATTGCCAGTGCAACGTTGTCAGGTAAAGAGCGATTCACTCCAGTTTTCTACTTTTGTTCCCTATTTCGGATCAATGAATTATGAATAA
- the modA gene encoding molybdate ABC transporter substrate-binding protein encodes MNNRPLIIFAAGSLKTAFRDLILQFEEQHDVSVRSHFGPAGLLAKKIQQGAYVDLFASANEAHPDSLVEYCTMAPGKVFATNQLCVFTRPELNVNQDNLIARLADPNIVVSTSTPISDPGGDYALQVFEKIETLHPGVGIAIKNKAQHLLGGNIPAFSTTNPAHMPAAAKLIMDRRSDIHVGYASHTQTMNNLSGISIVPLPSAYQITARYKYALNKNITPAAVAFADFLLSPAGQAHLVKNGFGYASTSEAALLTP; translated from the coding sequence ATGAATAATCGACCACTTATTATCTTTGCCGCAGGTAGCCTCAAAACGGCGTTTCGTGACCTGATCCTTCAGTTTGAAGAACAACACGATGTTTCCGTACGCAGCCATTTTGGTCCTGCCGGTTTACTGGCGAAGAAGATTCAACAAGGTGCTTACGTCGATCTGTTTGCTTCGGCCAACGAAGCACATCCAGACAGCCTAGTGGAATATTGCACTATGGCGCCGGGCAAAGTATTTGCCACCAATCAACTGTGTGTGTTTACTCGCCCTGAGTTGAACGTGAACCAAGATAATCTCATTGCACGCTTGGCGGATCCCAACATCGTGGTTTCCACATCCACTCCGATAAGCGATCCCGGTGGTGACTACGCGCTGCAAGTGTTTGAAAAAATTGAAACGTTGCACCCTGGTGTAGGCATCGCGATTAAAAACAAGGCGCAGCACTTGCTCGGAGGCAACATTCCCGCCTTTTCGACCACCAATCCAGCGCACATGCCTGCCGCGGCGAAACTGATCATGGATCGTCGCAGTGATATTCACGTGGGCTACGCCAGTCATACGCAAACCATGAATAATTTATCGGGCATTTCGATTGTGCCACTCCCAAGCGCGTATCAAATTACCGCTCGTTATAAATATGCATTAAACAAAAACATCACCCCAGCGGCTGTCGCGTTTGCCGACTTTTTATTATCGCCAGCAGGCCAAGCACATTTGGTCAAAAATGGCTTTGGCTATGCCAGTACGAGTGAAGCAGCGCTGTTAACGCCATAG
- a CDS encoding DUF805 domain-containing protein — MYHYLYALRQFRNFHGRARRKEFWHFYLINIVIGLILSLLDGLFGTINPVNGAGMISAIYALIIIVPSIALFVRRIHDTGRSGWWLLLLFIPVIGFFTSLYFALKDSQPYENEYGPNRKHLSW, encoded by the coding sequence ATGTATCACTATTTATATGCGCTACGACAGTTTCGCAATTTTCACGGTCGTGCGCGACGTAAAGAGTTTTGGCACTTCTATCTAATCAACATAGTGATTGGCTTGATTCTGTCACTGCTGGATGGTCTGTTTGGTACGATTAACCCAGTTAACGGTGCAGGTATGATCAGTGCCATTTATGCATTAATCATCATTGTTCCTTCTATCGCACTATTTGTGCGACGCATTCATGATACCGGACGTTCAGGTTGGTGGTTGCTACTGCTCTTTATTCCCGTCATTGGCTTCTTCACTTCGCTCTATTTTGCGCTCAAAGACAGCCAACCGTACGAAAACGAGTACGGCCCAAACCGTAAACATCTTAGTTGGTGA
- a CDS encoding LabA-like NYN domain-containing protein gives MEKVVILVDVQNVYYTTRQAYQRNFDYNVFWRQVTQNREVVKAIAYAIDKGDEKQRQFQNILRAIGFEVKTKPFIQRSDGTAKGDWDVGITLDGMEYAKQADTVVLVSGDGDFSLLLDKIYQDYGCATEVYGVPSLTAFSLMNSATRYLPIECELLLG, from the coding sequence ATGGAAAAAGTTGTCATCCTAGTGGATGTCCAGAACGTCTATTACACTACGCGACAAGCTTATCAGCGCAATTTCGATTACAACGTCTTTTGGCGTCAAGTGACGCAAAATCGTGAAGTGGTTAAAGCGATCGCTTATGCCATTGATAAAGGCGATGAGAAGCAACGTCAGTTTCAAAATATTTTGCGGGCTATTGGTTTTGAAGTAAAAACCAAGCCGTTTATCCAGCGCTCCGATGGTACTGCCAAAGGCGATTGGGATGTGGGTATTACCTTAGATGGAATGGAATACGCCAAACAGGCTGATACCGTGGTGTTGGTCTCTGGTGATGGTGATTTCAGTTTGTTACTCGATAAAATCTATCAAGATTATGGCTGCGCGACGGAAGTGTATGGTGTGCCTTCTCTTACTGCATTCTCTTTGATGAATTCGGCCACTCGCTATCTTCCTATCGAGTGTGAGTTGTTACTTGGTTAA